The following are from one region of the Methanococcoides methylutens genome:
- a CDS encoding class I SAM-dependent methyltransferase, which produces MTQGTASHTHFSAWDREYSHVRWGGAAPIEPIRSRIPDGCRILDAGSGKGRHLLPLSNFYDCTGIDVSPTALKASREYLAKREREAHHVVSSITDLPFADNSFEGIVCFGVLQHLLERERERAVSEFRRVLKPGGTIFLEVFGTRDMRYGGDAIEDHTFVRQSGIIYHYFTKEEVEHLFRDFGMLDINDVITEKKFKGESHTRHMVNGTIQLVSEEDTEIC; this is translated from the coding sequence ATGACACAAGGGACGGCATCCCACACTCATTTCTCAGCATGGGACAGGGAATATTCCCATGTCAGATGGGGAGGGGCAGCACCGATCGAACCGATCCGTTCCCGTATCCCTGACGGATGCCGTATCCTTGATGCAGGCTCGGGGAAAGGTCGCCACCTTCTCCCCTTATCTAATTTTTACGATTGCACAGGCATCGATGTATCTCCCACAGCACTAAAAGCTTCAAGGGAATATCTTGCAAAACGAGAACGTGAAGCCCACCATGTCGTATCCTCAATAACAGACCTTCCTTTTGCAGACAACAGTTTTGAGGGGATCGTTTGTTTCGGAGTATTACAGCATCTCCTGGAAAGAGAACGTGAAAGGGCAGTCTCAGAATTCAGGCGAGTGCTGAAACCCGGAGGGACGATCTTCCTGGAGGTTTTCGGGACAAGGGATATGCGATACGGAGGGGATGCCATTGAAGATCACACGTTTGTACGCCAGAGTGGGATAATCTACCACTATTTTACAAAAGAAGAAGTTGAGCACCTATTCCGGGACTTCGGGATGCTGGACATCAATGATGTAATTACGGAAAAAAAGTTCAAGGGCGAGTCACACACCCGCCATATGGTCAACGGAACTATCCAGCTGGTATCAGAAGAAGATACCGAGATATGCTAA
- a CDS encoding DUF3656 domain-containing U32 family peptidase: protein MTANTMIKKPELLAPAGNWESFVAAVENGADAVYLGAKTLGARAYAGNFTLEEIQEAIDIAHLRGVRVFVTVNTLVKDEEIGRAAKMLCSLSEYGADAVIVQDIGLLSLAKELVPELPIHASTQMTIHNSEGVRFLEELGVKRVVLAREMSLEEIKTVKQASNIEIETFVHGALCISYSGQCLLSSMIGGRSGNRGHCAQPCRKMYELEKDGELIDTDGPYLLSPKDLNTTEMLPQLIEAGVDSFKIEGRMKRPEYVAGVVSTYRRLIDRYMADPDSYFVSPEESLVLEQLFNREFTDVYLEGTSRTGMMSREQPYNRGVVAGTVVGYNSDDRRIIVELSTELELGDGIGAEGLENAGENITRMVLDGKEVDSGTKGDVVEIPFFEKVRSGCFIYRTMDRSLMDSLKKTFTSPKPIRKVPVSLRSEVAAGSVLHLEMVDADGNAVSVDSDYVVEVAQKKPTTQEQVIQQLSKLGNSVFEPLDMDVNVTGDVFIPIRALNDIRNLAVSQLESARIEKGRRNPKDSCKAPDVACEEVHPDKTLLVVSVDDSRRLEGAIAGGADVIYVGGEVFRGREPMDMKEAFEKCRSEGRKIYVNTPKIVSDEDMGHVQETLKFAKEIGFDGAVVSNYGTFRLAKEAGMNVVADSPMNVFNMNSYASMKQLGAGSVVLSPEMSLSQVEDVAQCGSVECIVHGRQEVMESRYCMLGDLFSTGAGCSRMCEDGKFELYDEKEYCFPIIMDNDCRMHVLNSKELCMIESIGKLVKAGVAAVRIEARTMDALKVKKVTQRYRVALDGKKKAGKCKDITDGYTSGHYMRGVL from the coding sequence ATGACTGCTAATACAATGATTAAAAAACCTGAACTTCTGGCTCCTGCAGGCAACTGGGAATCTTTCGTAGCTGCTGTGGAAAACGGCGCAGATGCTGTCTATCTTGGTGCGAAGACCCTGGGTGCAAGGGCTTATGCCGGTAATTTCACCCTTGAAGAGATACAGGAAGCTATCGATATTGCACATCTTCGCGGTGTCAGAGTCTTTGTTACGGTAAATACTCTGGTTAAGGATGAAGAGATCGGAAGAGCTGCGAAAATGCTGTGTTCCCTGAGCGAATACGGTGCAGATGCTGTCATTGTCCAGGATATCGGTTTGCTTTCCCTTGCAAAAGAGCTCGTTCCTGAACTTCCGATACACGCAAGCACCCAGATGACCATTCATAATAGTGAAGGCGTACGTTTTCTCGAAGAACTGGGTGTCAAAAGGGTCGTGCTTGCAAGGGAAATGTCCCTTGAGGAGATAAAGACAGTAAAGCAGGCTAGCAACATCGAGATCGAAACCTTTGTTCATGGAGCACTTTGCATCTCCTATTCAGGCCAATGTCTTCTTAGCAGTATGATCGGAGGCAGGAGTGGTAATCGTGGGCATTGTGCCCAGCCCTGCAGGAAGATGTACGAACTGGAAAAGGACGGTGAGCTGATCGATACCGATGGGCCTTATCTATTGAGTCCCAAAGACCTCAACACAACAGAAATGCTGCCACAGCTGATCGAAGCAGGTGTGGATTCCTTCAAGATAGAAGGCAGGATGAAAAGGCCTGAATATGTGGCAGGTGTCGTGAGCACATACAGGCGTCTGATCGATCGCTACATGGCTGATCCGGATTCGTATTTTGTATCTCCTGAGGAGTCCCTTGTACTTGAACAGCTTTTCAACAGGGAATTCACTGACGTTTATCTTGAAGGTACATCAAGGACAGGCATGATGAGCCGCGAACAACCATACAATCGTGGTGTGGTCGCAGGTACTGTTGTGGGCTACAACAGCGATGACAGGCGTATCATAGTAGAGCTTTCCACCGAACTGGAATTAGGTGACGGTATCGGTGCTGAGGGGCTGGAAAATGCAGGCGAGAACATCACGCGCATGGTTCTGGACGGCAAAGAAGTTGATTCCGGTACAAAAGGTGATGTTGTTGAGATCCCGTTCTTTGAAAAGGTTCGTTCAGGGTGTTTTATCTACAGGACCATGGACCGGTCCTTAATGGACTCGCTGAAAAAGACATTCACATCTCCAAAGCCTATTCGGAAAGTGCCTGTTAGTCTCCGGTCAGAGGTCGCTGCAGGTTCAGTATTGCATCTGGAAATGGTGGATGCTGATGGCAATGCGGTGTCTGTGGATTCTGATTATGTCGTTGAGGTCGCCCAGAAGAAACCGACAACCCAAGAGCAGGTCATCCAGCAGCTCTCAAAATTAGGCAATTCTGTTTTTGAGCCACTTGACATGGATGTGAATGTTACGGGAGATGTGTTCATCCCCATAAGGGCACTTAACGATATCAGGAACCTGGCAGTTTCACAGCTGGAATCTGCAAGGATAGAAAAAGGGCGACGTAACCCAAAAGACAGCTGTAAAGCTCCTGATGTTGCCTGTGAGGAAGTGCATCCGGATAAGACCTTGCTGGTTGTAAGTGTTGATGATTCCCGGAGACTTGAGGGCGCTATTGCTGGTGGTGCTGATGTCATCTATGTCGGAGGGGAAGTTTTCAGGGGTCGCGAACCTATGGACATGAAGGAAGCCTTCGAGAAGTGCAGAAGTGAGGGTCGAAAGATCTACGTGAACACCCCGAAGATCGTATCGGATGAAGATATGGGGCATGTGCAGGAAACACTCAAATTTGCAAAGGAGATTGGTTTTGATGGTGCAGTGGTCTCTAACTACGGTACATTCAGGCTTGCAAAAGAAGCAGGTATGAATGTGGTCGCTGATAGTCCGATGAATGTGTTCAATATGAATTCATATGCATCCATGAAGCAGCTTGGTGCAGGTTCGGTGGTATTGTCCCCGGAAATGTCATTGTCCCAGGTAGAGGATGTCGCACAATGTGGCTCTGTGGAGTGCATTGTTCACGGAAGGCAGGAGGTCATGGAATCACGTTACTGTATGCTCGGTGACCTGTTCAGCACAGGGGCAGGATGTTCCCGCATGTGCGAGGATGGAAAGTTCGAGCTTTATGATGAGAAAGAGTATTGTTTCCCGATTATCATGGACAACGACTGCAGGATGCATGTGCTGAACTCAAAAGAGCTGTGCATGATCGAGAGCATTGGTAAACTTGTCAAAGCAGGTGTGGCAGCGGTGAGGATCGAGGCAAGGACAATGGATGCCTTGAAGGTGAAAAAGGTCACACAACGCTATCGTGTTGCTCTGGACGGTAAAAAGAAGGCTGGCAAATGCAAGGATATTACTGATGGCTATACTTCAGGCCATTACATGAGGGGAGTTCTATGA
- the lysS gene encoding lysine--tRNA ligase, whose translation MAEIKHWAEVVADEALENGTKHRISTGITPSGHIHIGNMREVVTADAAYRTLVEKGAETDFIYMADNFDPLRKVYPFLPESYAEHVGKPISEIPCPCGECESYAEHFLKPFLEGLEKLGIHPKVYRADQLYKSGRFVEAIKTALIKRDDIAKILKEVSGKDVLPEWSPFNPICQECKKINTAIVTGFDADAETVDYDCSCGHKGTVPMAGGGKLTWRVDWPAKWKMLDVTVEPFGKDHASRGGSYDTGKRIVREIFDHEPPQPIVYEWIMLGQKGAMSSSTGVVVSISDMLKVVPPEVLRYLIMRTKPEKHIKFDPAQPLLTLVDEYERLNAKEDLEGLDKRVLELSHAKGICHTDIPFKHMTTISQVAHGDFEKIMKIVERAGYDTTNEKCIRELTNNVSNWLEMYAPPFAKFSVKDELPEQTATLTDVQQAFLGALSEIIEASGELTGEDYHNLVYSSKEAGSDLHLKIVEKLGVAEDELEINPKEMFKAIYTSVLGQQSGPKAGWFLSSIDQDFLAKRFSEASTYRP comes from the coding sequence ATGGCAGAGATCAAACACTGGGCAGAAGTCGTTGCTGACGAAGCCCTGGAAAATGGGACAAAACACAGGATATCCACAGGGATCACACCTTCCGGCCACATACATATCGGAAACATGAGAGAGGTCGTTACCGCAGATGCAGCATACAGGACGCTTGTGGAAAAAGGTGCTGAGACCGATTTCATATACATGGCCGACAACTTCGACCCACTTCGAAAAGTCTATCCATTCCTTCCTGAAAGCTATGCAGAACATGTCGGAAAACCAATTTCCGAGATCCCCTGCCCATGCGGGGAATGTGAAAGCTACGCAGAGCACTTCCTCAAACCTTTCCTTGAAGGACTTGAGAAACTTGGCATCCACCCTAAGGTCTACCGTGCAGACCAGCTTTACAAGAGCGGCAGGTTTGTTGAAGCCATCAAGACAGCACTTATCAAAAGGGATGATATCGCAAAGATCCTCAAGGAAGTATCAGGAAAGGATGTTCTGCCTGAGTGGAGCCCGTTCAACCCGATCTGCCAGGAATGTAAAAAGATCAACACAGCTATCGTCACCGGATTCGATGCGGATGCAGAGACCGTTGACTACGATTGTTCATGTGGTCACAAGGGAACAGTACCAATGGCCGGTGGCGGAAAGCTCACCTGGCGTGTGGACTGGCCTGCAAAATGGAAGATGCTGGACGTGACAGTCGAACCATTCGGAAAGGACCATGCTTCAAGAGGCGGTTCCTATGACACAGGAAAGAGGATCGTTCGGGAGATATTCGACCACGAGCCACCACAGCCTATCGTCTATGAGTGGATCATGCTGGGACAGAAGGGTGCAATGTCATCATCAACCGGTGTAGTCGTCTCAATTTCCGACATGCTCAAGGTCGTGCCACCTGAGGTACTGCGCTACCTGATCATGCGCACAAAGCCTGAAAAACACATCAAGTTCGACCCCGCACAGCCACTGCTGACACTTGTGGACGAGTACGAACGTCTCAACGCAAAGGAAGATCTGGAAGGTCTCGACAAGCGTGTGCTGGAACTTTCACATGCAAAGGGCATCTGCCACACCGACATCCCGTTCAAGCACATGACCACCATCTCCCAGGTAGCACATGGCGACTTTGAGAAGATCATGAAGATCGTGGAACGTGCAGGATACGACACAACCAACGAGAAATGTATCAGGGAACTGACAAACAATGTCTCCAACTGGCTTGAGATGTATGCACCGCCATTCGCAAAGTTCAGCGTAAAGGATGAACTTCCTGAGCAGACCGCAACGCTCACTGATGTGCAGCAGGCATTCCTCGGAGCATTATCTGAGATCATTGAGGCCAGCGGCGAACTTACAGGTGAGGATTATCACAACCTTGTCTATTCCTCAAAGGAAGCAGGTTCTGACCTCCACCTTAAGATCGTTGAAAAGCTTGGCGTAGCCGAAGATGAGCTGGAGATCAATCCTAAGGAGATGTTCAAGGCGATCTACACTTCAGTGCTCGGCCAGCAGTCAGGACCTAAAGCAGGATGGTTCCTCTCATCCATCGACCAGGACTTCCTTGCAAAACGCTTCAGTGAAGCATCAACATACAGACCATAA
- a CDS encoding pro-sigmaK processing inhibitor BofA family protein codes for MVMEIIVVLVAIIIALLLYKVLKTVKNMVVNTVLGVILLLIANFALGLNIAFSWVVILVCAFTGVVGAVLIVLLAYLGIFF; via the coding sequence ATGGTAATGGAAATTATAGTAGTACTGGTGGCTATCATCATAGCTCTTCTTCTGTACAAGGTGCTGAAGACTGTCAAGAACATGGTAGTGAACACCGTATTGGGTGTGATTCTCCTTCTGATCGCTAACTTTGCACTGGGTCTGAATATTGCTTTTTCATGGGTTGTGATACTGGTCTGTGCATTCACAGGAGTAGTCGGAGCAGTTCTGATAGTGCTTTTAGCATATCTCGGTATCTTCTTCTGA
- a CDS encoding nucleoside 2-deoxyribosyltransferase, producing the protein MKIFLSGSIRGGRQMLPTYQFICGYLRSNGHEVLSWHVAHDGVEATESLMSESQIYERDMGFLRESECMIAEVSLASTGVGYEVCSAIKKGIPILCVHKPDANVSAMILGNTNCNVIVKDYSGNEDLEVILREFLASF; encoded by the coding sequence ATGAAGATCTTCCTTTCCGGCTCCATTCGTGGGGGCAGGCAGATGCTTCCCACATACCAGTTCATTTGCGGGTATCTTCGCAGTAACGGTCACGAGGTGTTGAGTTGGCATGTGGCTCACGACGGGGTCGAGGCGACGGAGTCCCTCATGAGCGAGAGCCAGATCTACGAACGTGACATGGGCTTTCTCAGGGAAAGTGAATGCATGATCGCAGAGGTAAGTCTTGCTTCTACTGGAGTTGGCTATGAGGTATGCTCGGCGATAAAAAAGGGTATTCCGATACTTTGTGTCCATAAACCGGATGCCAACGTCTCTGCCATGATACTGGGGAATACCAATTGCAACGTCATTGTGAAAGATTATTCTGGTAATGAGGATCTCGAAGTTATCCTTCGGGAATTCCTTGCATCTTTTTGA
- a CDS encoding decarboxylase: MSSSTVPSPKFTLSKKVVLEQYNKVREVVDIPAFSSKTNPRVSPMIEENTDGFLSVHMINELKHVRDMSRVLFLAQGWTSEIVEDLYEKGIRSFAVDNEFDLDVLLSTIEPTDWKITLLLRLKLKEHSLRTERYFVFGMTSDVINERVTQLKDDHHIEQLGVHFHRKTQNVNEWKIQQDIEDVLTEQTLEAIDILNIGGGLPSEYANTNVDVIGGIFRRLTELREWLHEKDIQLMIEPGRFISAPAGKLITYITGVYDNNIIVNASVYNSDMDAILVPVKLRVEGEVGNNAGKPYVIKGCTPCSMDLFRYRVYLKDEPKIGDEIVFINAGAYNFTSNFCDLEEIPTEIIE, from the coding sequence ATGAGCAGCTCGACCGTCCCGTCCCCGAAATTCACATTATCAAAAAAAGTAGTTCTTGAGCAATACAACAAGGTCCGGGAAGTCGTGGACATCCCCGCCTTCAGCTCTAAGACAAACCCAAGGGTCAGCCCGATGATCGAGGAGAACACCGACGGGTTCCTTAGCGTACACATGATCAACGAACTCAAGCACGTAAGGGACATGTCAAGAGTACTTTTCCTTGCACAAGGCTGGACCTCCGAGATCGTAGAAGACCTCTATGAGAAAGGCATTCGCTCCTTTGCAGTTGACAATGAGTTCGACCTGGACGTCCTGCTCTCGACCATCGAACCCACCGACTGGAAGATCACACTTCTGCTCCGCCTGAAGCTCAAGGAACATTCCCTGAGGACCGAGAGATATTTCGTTTTCGGGATGACATCCGATGTCATCAATGAAAGGGTGACACAGCTTAAGGACGATCACCACATCGAACAGCTCGGAGTACATTTCCACAGGAAGACCCAGAACGTCAACGAATGGAAGATCCAGCAGGACATCGAGGACGTGCTGACAGAACAAACCCTTGAGGCCATCGACATCCTCAATATCGGAGGAGGGCTGCCATCAGAATATGCCAATACCAACGTCGATGTCATCGGAGGAATTTTCAGGCGCCTTACCGAGCTTCGGGAATGGCTTCATGAAAAAGATATTCAGCTTATGATAGAGCCGGGAAGGTTCATTTCAGCACCTGCCGGGAAGCTCATCACCTATATCACAGGCGTCTATGACAACAACATCATTGTGAACGCTTCCGTCTACAACAGTGACATGGATGCGATCCTCGTACCTGTGAAACTGAGAGTTGAAGGCGAGGTTGGCAACAATGCAGGCAAACCTTATGTCATCAAGGGATGCACACCATGTTCAATGGACCTTTTCAGGTATCGTGTGTACCTGAAGGATGAGCCGAAGATCGGTGATGAGATCGTGTTCATCAATGCAGGAGCTTACAATTTTACTTCGAACTTCTGCGACCTTGAAGAGATCCCTACAGAAATAATAGAATGA
- a CDS encoding metal-dependent transcriptional regulator, protein MTADRIEEYLETILSLSNNGELSVKNKDIADELGVSQAAVSEMVQKLNDEGVVDHQPYHGVRLTNAGLSQAKNLKRKHHVIEKFLSEVLEVDPEVSHNEACGLEHAVSDIVVESMCRFMGSNNIDCNPVDEDECCLFKESYVALSDLKEGDSGTVVMMTLPDSSKERLTCLGLIAGENVDVKRKQKQGSTSILTRGTEIALGNEIAKKIFVRLGARKRYPRGSGRN, encoded by the coding sequence ATGACTGCAGATCGCATTGAAGAATATCTTGAAACGATACTCTCACTTAGTAATAACGGCGAACTTTCTGTTAAGAACAAGGATATAGCTGATGAGCTTGGCGTATCGCAGGCCGCAGTTTCCGAAATGGTGCAAAAACTTAACGATGAAGGCGTTGTTGATCACCAACCCTATCATGGTGTCCGGCTGACAAATGCCGGTCTATCGCAGGCAAAAAACTTAAAGCGCAAGCATCATGTGATCGAGAAGTTCCTCTCGGAGGTCCTGGAAGTAGACCCTGAGGTCTCACATAACGAGGCATGCGGTCTTGAACATGCAGTATCGGACATTGTTGTGGAAAGCATGTGCAGGTTCATGGGAAGCAATAACATTGACTGCAATCCTGTTGATGAGGATGAGTGCTGTCTTTTCAAAGAGAGTTATGTTGCATTGTCCGATCTCAAGGAAGGGGACAGTGGTACTGTGGTCATGATGACCTTGCCTGATTCTTCTAAAGAGAGGCTGACATGCCTTGGGCTTATAGCCGGGGAAAATGTAGATGTCAAGCGCAAGCAGAAGCAGGGCTCGACCTCTATACTGACACGCGGAACCGAGATAGCCCTTGGAAATGAGATCGCCAAGAAGATCTTTGTACGTCTGGGTGCAAGAAAGAGGTATCCACGCGGAAGTGGTAGAAATTAA
- a CDS encoding pyruvoyl-dependent arginine decarboxylase, whose amino-acid sequence MIPKKAFVVKGTGVHKDKLASFELALRDGGIEKFNLVTVSSILPPNCSVVSQEDGLADLKPGQIVYCVMAKNQTNEPRRQIAAAIGNAVPVKSKDYGYISEHHSFGEDERTAGMYAEDLAATMLATTLGVEFDADSAWEEREQVYKASGHIFDTTHYCQCAQGDENGLWTTVVVAMVFVI is encoded by the coding sequence ATGATCCCTAAAAAAGCGTTTGTGGTAAAAGGTACCGGTGTCCATAAGGACAAGCTTGCTTCATTTGAGCTTGCATTACGGGACGGTGGGATCGAGAAGTTCAATCTGGTGACGGTATCCAGCATATTGCCTCCAAATTGTTCTGTGGTCTCACAGGAAGATGGTCTTGCTGATCTCAAGCCAGGTCAGATCGTTTACTGCGTCATGGCGAAGAACCAGACGAATGAACCAAGGCGCCAGATAGCAGCAGCCATCGGGAATGCTGTTCCTGTCAAGAGCAAGGACTACGGTTACATCTCCGAGCATCACTCCTTCGGTGAGGATGAAAGGACCGCAGGGATGTATGCCGAGGATCTGGCAGCAACCATGCTTGCTACAACACTGGGAGTTGAGTTCGATGCAGATTCTGCATGGGAAGAGCGCGAGCAGGTCTATAAGGCAAGTGGTCACATATTTGATACCACGCACTATTGTCAGTGTGCCCAGGGGGACGAGAATGGGCTCTGGACTACTGTTGTTGTTGCAATGGTCTTTGTTATCTGA
- the feoB gene encoding ferrous iron transport protein B: MVEIKSGSEAVAERSISSKYDVTMAFVGNPSVGKSAFFSRLTGIGVVVANYPGTTVELTHGSINAGSKKVDVVDLPGIYSLGASTEDEKVSKRYLLREYPDVIINVVDATRLERNLYLTLQLLELDIPMVVALNQMDSAKEMGIEIDVEKLSDYLGVPVIPTVATKGLGLDDVVLSALDEDISTGKRRRVHYDNHILRAIERLDTDFPEIGYGIKVRALERDEEFVKLSCRPHDADLLLATSGSITEDIEKAHGMQISDTIARDLYGEAGYIVDRVTTQVEHKITFKEKIDSILTSEYVGITGLIIAILITFFVVFTLGGFLEEGIVSLFETYLIFPVEGMLTGSSPIFRNVIIYSLLGIEAGFAIAIPYIAVFYIILSLFEDSGYLTRASFLLDNWTHKVGLHGRAVIPLILGLGCNVPAIMSTRALNTMRERRIASVLIALTPCSARTVIILGLVGTFVGYWAAISIYVLELVIIFGTGWVLGKGLSGEKTGLIMEMAPLRRPDQRATLQKTWLRVREFVYVAFPLLVAGSALLGLLDAVGVLDTFQNAVEPVSVGVFGLPAFAATALIFGILRKEMALQILAVLAGTANFAQVLTPLQMYSFAVITTIYIPCVATIAILKHELGWKDTAVISMFTISLALLAGFLINVAGMML; encoded by the coding sequence GTGGTAGAAATTAAATCCGGTTCTGAGGCTGTTGCTGAAAGGTCTATTTCTTCCAAATATGATGTGACCATGGCCTTTGTGGGCAATCCGAGCGTGGGCAAAAGTGCCTTCTTTTCACGCCTTACGGGCATTGGTGTGGTCGTTGCAAATTATCCGGGAACCACGGTGGAACTTACACATGGAAGCATCAATGCAGGTTCCAAGAAAGTGGACGTCGTGGATCTGCCTGGAATATACTCTCTGGGAGCTTCCACGGAAGATGAGAAGGTCTCAAAAAGATATCTTCTGAGGGAATATCCTGATGTTATCATCAATGTGGTAGATGCTACCCGACTTGAAAGGAACCTCTACCTTACATTACAGCTTCTGGAACTGGATATCCCAATGGTAGTGGCTTTAAACCAGATGGATTCTGCAAAAGAGATGGGCATCGAGATAGATGTTGAGAAGCTTTCAGATTATCTGGGAGTTCCTGTGATCCCAACAGTTGCTACCAAAGGCCTTGGACTTGATGATGTTGTTCTTTCAGCTCTTGACGAGGACATTTCAACTGGGAAAAGACGCAGGGTACATTATGACAATCACATTCTTCGTGCTATTGAAAGACTGGACACAGATTTCCCTGAGATCGGTTATGGGATCAAGGTCAGGGCGCTTGAAAGGGATGAAGAGTTCGTTAAACTGAGTTGCCGTCCCCATGATGCCGACCTTTTGCTTGCTACTTCCGGATCCATTACTGAAGATATCGAAAAAGCTCACGGGATGCAGATCTCGGATACCATTGCACGTGACCTGTATGGAGAAGCAGGATACATTGTTGACCGGGTTACGACGCAGGTCGAGCACAAGATCACGTTCAAGGAAAAGATCGATTCTATCCTGACCTCTGAGTATGTGGGGATAACAGGTCTTATAATTGCTATTTTAATTACGTTCTTTGTTGTTTTTACACTGGGTGGTTTCCTTGAGGAGGGGATCGTTTCCCTGTTCGAAACCTACCTTATCTTCCCTGTTGAGGGGATGCTTACAGGTTCATCTCCTATTTTCAGGAACGTTATTATCTATTCCCTTCTGGGAATTGAGGCCGGGTTTGCCATCGCAATTCCGTATATTGCAGTGTTCTACATCATCCTCTCATTGTTCGAGGATTCGGGATACCTGACAAGAGCTTCCTTCCTTCTGGATAACTGGACTCACAAAGTGGGTCTCCATGGCAGGGCTGTCATTCCATTGATCCTTGGCTTAGGATGTAATGTGCCTGCGATCATGTCCACAAGGGCTCTCAATACCATGCGTGAGAGAAGGATTGCATCGGTACTGATAGCACTGACGCCATGTTCTGCAAGGACCGTGATCATCCTGGGACTTGTGGGAACCTTCGTGGGTTACTGGGCAGCAATTTCAATATATGTACTCGAACTTGTGATAATCTTCGGTACTGGCTGGGTCCTTGGCAAAGGGCTTTCAGGTGAAAAGACCGGCCTGATAATGGAGATGGCACCATTACGCAGACCTGATCAGAGGGCTACTTTGCAGAAGACCTGGTTGCGTGTACGCGAGTTCGTTTATGTGGCGTTCCCATTGCTGGTGGCAGGCAGTGCCTTGCTGGGGTTGCTTGATGCGGTAGGTGTACTTGACACATTCCAGAATGCGGTCGAGCCGGTATCTGTGGGCGTATTTGGATTGCCTGCATTTGCAGCAACTGCTCTTATCTTTGGTATACTCCGAAAGGAAATGGCATTGCAAATACTGGCGGTGCTTGCTGGTACTGCAAACTTTGCCCAGGTGCTGACTCCGCTGCAGATGTACTCCTTCGCGGTCATAACAACGATCTACATCCCATGTGTTGCAACCATTGCAATACTAAAACATGAACTTGGCTGGAAAGATACCGCTGTTATCTCAATGTTCACTATTTCCCTGGCACTGCTGGCAGGTTTCCTGATCAATGTGGCAGGTATGATGCTTTGA
- a CDS encoding deoxyhypusine synthase family protein: protein MVKVKDLKWKQDMRVSELVDSYEHIGFQSVELQRASEVIVKMKKDSAKVFLTFTSNMVTSGLRGFFAQLIELGIADVIVTTVGGLEEDIMKATGEDFQIGSFQTDDVELHEKGINRVGNLLIKNESYMNFESLIERILKQLYEKQKHWAVSEMLREIGLMLDDENSILYQAAKNNVPIFCPAITDGAFGFHLYLFQQDHPDFMVDVVKDFGNILFASSFDDRKGVIALGGSISKHHAILSTLLNGGAEYAVYMTTAHRTSGSMSGANTNEAKSWGKVKDESDVATVIGDVSITFPLAMIHALDELAEDGLLESLKKNNEDSGVSK from the coding sequence ATGGTAAAAGTCAAAGACCTGAAATGGAAGCAGGATATGCGAGTGTCAGAGCTTGTCGATTCCTACGAACACATCGGATTCCAGAGCGTTGAGCTCCAGCGGGCATCCGAAGTAATAGTTAAGATGAAAAAGGATTCTGCAAAGGTATTCCTGACATTTACATCCAACATGGTCACCTCCGGTCTGAGAGGGTTCTTTGCCCAGCTTATCGAGCTTGGAATTGCCGATGTCATCGTTACCACTGTCGGCGGTCTTGAAGAGGACATAATGAAGGCCACCGGAGAGGATTTCCAGATAGGCTCGTTCCAGACAGATGATGTGGAACTGCATGAGAAAGGCATCAACCGTGTGGGAAACCTGCTTATCAAAAACGAGAGCTACATGAACTTCGAGAGCCTCATCGAGAGGATACTCAAACAACTTTACGAAAAACAAAAGCACTGGGCGGTTTCCGAGATGCTGCGTGAGATCGGGCTGATGCTCGATGACGAGAACTCGATCCTCTACCAGGCAGCAAAGAACAACGTACCGATATTCTGTCCGGCCATCACCGACGGAGCATTCGGTTTCCACTTATACCTGTTCCAGCAGGACCACCCTGATTTCATGGTGGATGTCGTGAAGGATTTCGGCAACATTTTATTCGCAAGCAGCTTCGACGACCGCAAGGGCGTCATCGCACTGGGTGGATCCATATCAAAACATCACGCCATCCTGAGCACACTCTTAAACGGAGGTGCCGAGTACGCAGTATATATGACAACTGCCCACCGCACCTCGGGAAGCATGTCCGGTGCCAACACCAACGAAGCAAAGTCATGGGGAAAGGTCAAGGACGAAAGCGATGTTGCCACCGTTATTGGAGATGTGAGCATCACATTCCCGCTTGCCATGATACATGCACTTGATGAGCTTGCAGAGGACGGTCTGCTGGAAAGCCTGAAAAAGAACAATGAGGACAGCGGAGTAAGCAAATGA